Part of the Poecilia reticulata strain Guanapo linkage group LG2, Guppy_female_1.0+MT, whole genome shotgun sequence genome is shown below.
gcttttaatattataataatagtACAAAATATAactatattttgtaaaataaatgttacttatCAGTATGAGAATGTTTATAATATAATTAAACAATATTCctttattattagtagtagtattaTACTAGCATGTAGCATAACATACAATAATATTactgtaatatatatattatatattttagtatgcaatatatattttataattacatGAAATATATACAGTATGAGATCTTTTTTATAGAAGTAAGCATATTATTATGAtctgttttaatattcattattttgaaaacattttactaattaaaacagaagcagaaatKATTACTTTCWCTAAAAGCTCTATTTTTTCCCAAYATAGAAGCAACAATCATAAAGTATCAGTTCAGATGGTTTCACACWgaaataattatgaaaattaaattcattATCAATAATATTGGTTATTGATCATTTTCTGTCCTYtaataaatattaatgtcatCAAAGTAATGATATTGGTCTTATTTAGCTAATTGAACATTATCTCATCGATTTATTTCTGATCAAAAATCAATGACGACTCACAGGGCTGGATCCCGACCCGGCTCTCCGCAGCGTCCTGGAGAACCCGTCCTGCTGGGTTCCTAAGGAGGATGAATCAGGCGTCAGTTATCKGTGTCACTTGTCGCCGTGGCGATGATGAAGATGACGATGAGGCTCTAATCACCTGGGCTCTGATAACCAGGTGAGAAACACTGAGCCGTTTAGCAGCCGCCTGGGATTTACTACAGACCCAACCGCCAcggaaattataaaaattataaacttctcttttattcttAGATTTCTCATCCAGcaaattttaattataattaaaaaaaNNNNNNNNNNNNNNNNNNNNNNNNNNNNNNNNNNNNNNNNNNNNNNNNNNNNNNNNNNNNNNNNNNNNNNNNNNNNNNNNNNNNNNNNNNNNNNNNNNNNATCGTTCCCCCACAgtaaaacaaggggaacagtatctgatgggtgaaatatggccatcagataccgttcccccactTTAAAACAAGGGAAACGGTATCTGATTGGTGATTTTAACATAGGGGAAAYRGtttctgatgggtgaaatatggccatcagatatcGTTMccccactgtaaaacaatgGCCatggtatctgatgggtgaaatatggccatcagatgcCGTTCCCACACTTTAAAACaaggggaaccgtatctgatgggtgatttTAACATAGGGGGAACAGTATCTAATGAGTATTATCgagcattaaaatacattgccctgtttttatttcataaatatatatatgtatgtatgtatttatcatcactattattactattattgttgttattgttattattagtttcccgcaaaaacgtgaagaaagtgacaactttgccgaaacatattgtttgagctttcacggtgtccgtagttccctacgcgcgtgctttctcagtgctcagcaCAAGCACGCGCGTATTGtgccgcgtgggcggggcggcaagaagacgcagggggaaccgtatctgatggggaaacgcggattgacgtaacaccggaTTCTCCTATCAACAGCCCAGCTGCCAAGAAATCCTKCGGCGATGAGTATCAAMCCTCTCTACACGCCATCTTAAAAGCGGTGAACGACAGAGCGGACAAGGTAAAGGCTGACATCAAGGATATTAAAAATTCTATTGAATTCATGCATGCCGAGATTGAAGTTCCCCATGCGTCTTCTTGccgccccgcccacgcggcaCAATACGCATGTGCTCGtgctgagcactgagaaagcactgAGGGAACTACNNNNNNNNNNNNNNNNNNNNNNNNNNNNNNNNNNNNNNNNNNNNNNNNNNNNNNNNNNNNNNNNNNNNNNNNNNNNNNNNNNNNNNNNNNNNNNNNNNNNNNNNNNNNNNNNNNNNNNNNNNNNNNNNNNNNNNNNNNNNNNNNNNNNNNNNNNNNNNNNNNNNNNNNNNNNNNNNNNNNNNNNNNNNNNNNNNNNNNNNNNNNNNNNNNNNNNNNNNNNNNNNNNNNNNNNNNNNNNNNNNNNNNNNNNNNNNNNNNNNNNNNNNNNNNNNNNNNNNNNNNNNNNNNNNNNNNNNNNNNNNNNNNNNNNNNNNNNNNNNNNNNNNNNNNNNNNNNNNNNNNNNNNNNNNNNNNNNNNNNNNNNNNNNNNNNNNNNNNNNNNNNNNNNNNNNNNNNNNNNNNNNNNNNNNNNNNNNNNNNNNNNNNNNNNNNNNNNNNNNNNNNNNNNNNNNNNNNNNNNNNNNNNNNNNNNNNNNNNNNNNNNNNNNNNNNNNNNNNNNNNNNNNNNNNNNNNNNNNNNNNNNNNNNNNNNNNNNNNNNNNNNNNNNNNNNNNNNNNNNNNNNNNNNNNNNNNNNNNNNNNNNNNNNNNNNNNNNNNNNNNNNNNNNNNNNNNNNNNNNNNNNNNNNNNNNNNNNNNNNNNNNNNNNNNNNNNNNNNNNNNNNNNNNNNNNNNNNNNNNNNNNNNNNNNNNNNNNNNNNNNNNNNNNNNNNNNNNNNNNNNNNNNNNNNNNNNNNNNNNNNNNNNNNNNNNNNNNNNNNNNNNNNNNNNNNNNNNNNNNNNNNNNNNNNNNNNNNNNNNNNNNNNNNNNNNNNNNNNNNNNNNNNNNNNNNNNNNNNNNNNNNNNNNNNNNNNNNNNNNNNNNNNNNNNNNNNNNNNNNNNNNNNNNNNNNNNNNNNNNNNNNNNNNNNNNNNNNNNNNNNNNNNNNNNNNNNNNNNNNNNNNNNNNNNNNNNNNNNNNNNNNNNNNNNNNNNNNNNNNNNNNNNNNNNNNNNNNNNNNNNNNNNNNNNNNNNNNNNNNNNNNNNNNNNNNNNNNNNNNNNNNNNNNNNNNNNNNNNNNNNNNNNNNNNNNNNNNNNNNNNNNNNNNNNNNNNNNNNNNNNNNNNNNNNNNNNNNNNNNNNNNNNNNNNNNNNNNNNNNNNNNNNNNNNNNNNNNNNNNNNNNNNNNNNNNNNNNNNNNNNNNNNNNNNNNNNNNNNNNNNNNNNNNNNNNNNNNNNNNNNNNNNNNNNNNNNNNNNNNNNNNNNNNNNNNNNNNNNNNNNNNNNNNNNNNNNNNNNNNNNNNNNNNNNNNNNNNNNNNNNNNNNNNNNNNNNNNNNNNNNNNNNNNNNNNNNNNNNNNNNNNNNNNNNNNNNNNNNNNNNNNNNNNNNNNNNNNNNNNNNNNNNNNNNNNNNNNNNNNNNNNNNNNNNNNNNNNNNNNNNNNNNNNNNNNNNNNNNNNNNNNNNNNNNNNNNNNNNNNNNNNNNNNNNNNNNNNNNNNNNNNNNNNNNNNNNNNNNNNNNNNNNNNNNNNNNNNNNNNNNNNNNNNNNNNNNNNNNNNNNNNNNNNNNNNNNNNNNNNNNNNNNNNNNNNNNNNNNNNNNNNNNNNNNNNNNNNNNNNNNNNNNNNNNNNNNNNNNNNNNNNNNNNNNNNNNNNNNNNNNNNNNNNNNNNNNNNNNNNNNNNNNNNNNNNNNNNNNNNNNNNNNNNNNNNNNNNNNNNNNNNNNNNNNNNNNNNNNNNNNNNNNNNNNNNNNNNNNNNNNNNNNNNNNNNNNNNNNNNNNNNNNNNNNNNNNNNNNNNNNNNNNNNNNNNNNNNNNNNNNNNNNNNNNNNNNNNNNNNNNNNNNNNNNNNNNNNNNNNNNNNNNNNNNNNNNNNNNNNNNNNNNNNNNNNNNNNNNNNNNNNNNNNNNNNNNNNNNNNNNNNNNNNNNNNNNNNNNNNNNNNNNNNNNNNNNNNNNNNNNNNNNNNNNNNNNNNNNNNNNNNNNNNNNNNNNNNNNNNNNNNNNNNNNNNNNNNNNNNNNNNNNNNNNNNNNNNNNNNNNNNNNNNNNNNNNNNNNNNNNNNNNNNNNNNNNNNNNNNNNNNNNNNNNNNNNNNNNNNNNNNNNNNNNNNNNNNNNNNNNNNNNNNNNNNNNNNNNNNNNNNNNNNNNNNNNNNNNNNNNNNNNNNNNNNNNNNNNNNNNNNNNNNNNNNNNNNNNNNNNNNNNNNNNNNNNNNNNNNNNNNNNNNNNNNNNNNNNNNNNNNNNNNNNNNNNNNNNNNNNNNNNNNNNNNNNNNNNNNNNNNNNNNNNNNNNNNNNNNNNNNNNNNNNNNNNNNNNNNNNNNNNNNNNNNNNNNNNNNNNNNNNNNNNNNNNNNNNNNNNNNNNNNNNNNNNNNNNNNNNNNNNNNNNNNNNNNNNNNNNNNNNNNNNNNNNNNNNNNNNNNNNNNNNNNNNNNNNNNNNNNNNNNNNNNNNNNNNNNNNNNNNNNNNNNNNNNNNNNNNNNNNNNNNNNNNNNNNNNNNNNNNNNNNNNNNNNNNNNNNNNNNNNNNNNNNNNNNNNNNNNNNNNNNNNNNNNNNNNNNNNNNNNNNNNNNNNNNNNNNNNNNNNNNNNNNNNNNNNNNNNNNNNNNNNNNNNNNNNNNNNNNNNNNNNNNNNNNNNNNNNNNNNNNNNNNNNNNNNNNNNNNNNNNNNNNNNNNNNNNNNNNNNNNNNNNNNNNNNNNNNNNNNNNNNNNNNNNNNNNNNNNNNNNNNNNNNNNNNNNNNNNNNNNNNNNNNNNNNNNNNNNNNNNNNNNNNNNNNNNNNNNNNNNNNNNNNNNNNNNNNNNNNNNNNNNNNNNNNNNNNNNNNNNNNNNNNNNNNNNNNNNNNNNNNNNNNNNNNNNNNNNNNNNNNNNNNNNNNNNNNNNNNNNNNNNNNNNNNNNNNNNNNNNNNNNNNNNNNNNNNNNNNNNNNNNNagtttgatttacttggagttatattgtgttgtttaagtgttccctttatttttttttgagcagtgtatatatatatatatatatatatatatatatatttatttatttttattattattatttttttccttaaggCTCtaactgtgttgttctttcggGTTTATATGCTCCAGTTAACTAtaaatcgattactaaattagatgacgattatttcagtaattgttttatcgtgattaatcgttttAGCTCTAGTAAGATCTCCAGTTTCTCACTTCCATGTGACTCAGTAGCTGTGTAACATGTGGATCTTTGTCCCAGCCCGCTCAGTGTGGACTGGACCTGAGACACGTCACCGTTATTGAGCTGGTCGGGACTTATCCAGCTCAAGTTGGCCGAATCCGCCACAGGCTTCTCTCGCCCGGACTGGCCCTGCAGATCAGgtactgacacacacacacacacacgcacgcacgcacacacacggtCGTGTGTAACCTCAGCAAACATGACTTTAATCCGATGTGCTTTTCCTAGGATACTGCTCCGGATCCCTCAGAGGTCGTTCCAAATGGTGCTGGTGGACAAGCAGGGCACAGACAGACAGCGCTACCCGTTCCCCATCACGGCAGCTGAGCTATTCACCACCATCGACACGTTCTCGCTCCGCAAGGAcgagatgctgctgcagcaggaggcgGGCCAGTTCTGTCAGTCGTAAAAAACAGGAGCCTCCCTTCGTGGAgcgttgtttttattttgttgctccACAGACACACGCAGCTCAGATCTTCGTGTTTTATGCCACACACTCCTCTTTGAAGTCCTCCTGTTCTGTATccagtgtgtgtttatgtgtgtttcTGCGTGTGATCAAAGATATCTGGCATGTTGCTGATCTGAAGCTGGTCTGTGCAGATCACACGGTGCTTTGCAGTCACATCGAGGGCCGTCACTgtgtgctttattttattttttatacattttttcagAGCAGAAATATGATTtactattttgtaaaaaaaaaaaaaaggaaatttggGAAAATTTCTATTCTTTCTAATATTTATATCTTACATCTGACTTTGCGATGTACTTTGAATtcataaaaccaataaaaagtgAGTAATGCGGAGGTTGCGCTTCTcggtgatgtttgtttttgtgagtcagtttaatttatttctgtggaGAAATCTCCGTCATCATGATGTCACTTGGGTTCGTTAATCAAAAAAAAGATTGTACTTGACTCAGAGGCTCTCCAAGTGTTAAACTGAAATGGTTGGTATAGAAACGTGTTTATAATTTGTAAAACTCTCTGCTTTTGTGGCATTGTCATTTTACCTGACACAGTGCCTTGTAAACGtacaacaaacacaaatcagTGCATTTTATGTGACCGACCAGCAAAAATGAGCACCCATGAATCTAACTGAAATAGATTTTCAATTAGATttacatctggactttgactgggccactttAACAGATGATCTGAACCATTTAATGGTAGCTCTCTGGCTGCAGGTTTCATCTGTTGGACGATGAAACTCAGAAACAGCTGTTTTGGCCAAGattgtgtgcaaaaaaaaaaaagaatttaaattttgCCTCCAACATTCCCAGCATGAAAGAATgaagtataaatatataaacctcagaggaaataaaacaaaagataaaagaagcatttacatttatatgtaCAGGCAAGTCCTCCTCACtccaagtcttttgcagcttcCTGCTGGTTTTCTTCCAACATGACAATTTCACCATcactactgaaaaaaaaaacacatacatccACAGCATGACGCGGCCACCTCTTTGCTCTGTTATGCAGAGGACATATTAAAGAAGATGTTCAGTTGTAGAATTACGCCacttttttgtgtctgaaaaatgttttgttttggcttcaCTGAAGCAGAAGACTTTCTTCAACATACCGGCTGTTTCCACAACATATTTATTGGTAAGCAGGAGTTTTGTTCTTCCAAAACGTCTCTCTTCTTTCCACTTCTAAAGCCCAGATTCACACTGtgcacataaaagaaaatgctgccATCTGAGCTTTGGACAACTTTCTACATTTCACACTAAATGCTACTAATATTAATGGTCCAGTTTGGGTGAATGATCGTGGCCATGCACTGTTTTAAGATATTTCACTTTTGTCACTAGATTCTTAAACCTAGGAAGGTTGGTTTGCAGCCTAACTCTGATTTAAACTTTTCTCCAAAGCCATTTGTTGTGTTCCCagttcttcatgatgctgtttctTCTCGAACAAACCTCCCAGACCTTCTCAGACCAGCTGGATTTATATTGTGTTAAAACTTTACCCAGGTGGAGTCTGTTGATCTGGTGACTTCTGAAAGCAGTTAGTTTTCCACTGGATTTTGTAGGTGCTTTGGAGCGATGGGTGGTAGATAAATATGGAGGCTAcagagtttttttatttgtaaaaattcaCGTTTCCTTGTACTTCAACTTTACAATATTAGAGGTCAACTGAACAGTGTGGCAAATATACTTTCAAGATGAAAGAAGGACTTTGGAGCGAGAAATAGCTGCTGCTAATTAAGGCAGCGAAGAGGTTCCTGTGTTTTCAAATGGCAaatattaaatgcatcaaatatCAAACGTGCCACAGATGTAACAGCAGATGTAACCACGGATGGGCTTTCTTTATTTTGCCTGCCTCAAGCTCAGAAAAAGATCGGTATGCTGTTATAGACATTTTTCTGCCCAGGGTGGTTATAGCTAAGGGATTAGCTATCTTCATGCACTGAGAAATGAATcagaccttttctttttttttttttttttggttacatGACTAATGCATGATTGTAACCTTTTTATGCAGTCATCTTGTGCTGTGATCTGGGGATAAAACTGGAGCTAAATAAGGGGAATAAATGTCACAACAGACTTGTTTGGTTAAGGCCTGAAAACCTGTTTCCATTTAACCACCACCTGAAAACACGAAAACCACAAAtcaatcatatatttttttttctttataatacCAGTAATATTCtccaaaaagcaataaaaccaTCTTACAGACTATggaaagatgcatttatttcaaaatattcttGAAGTACATTTGGGAGAAAATAAGCTTTTGAAAGGTGAGTTTGATGATCAGAACCAGACACAAGAGAGGATGGTACATGCACtacataaatattttcctcTGGTTTGAGACTTTGCATGAGATTCTCGGTCATGCTAAACGGTCAGCACATAAATTTTTAGTTATTGTTACTTTACGTCTGGGAGTTTAGAGCAGACGTTTACAGACACCTGGGGAATATAACTAGCATTCCACATGaaatgaaagttttgttttttggggggttttgtaTATCTGGAAATGTTTCGGTGAACTGCAGAACGAATGATCACAGCGCCCCGGGCAGCAATGACAAGGTCAGCGTCTGACTATCAGTGGCTCATGATTGgctccccccgccccctccctGAGATGATGGCAGCTCACGTCGGTGCTGACTCACTCTGTGACACGCAGACCCGGCTCAGGGTTCCTGAGAACACGCTGCAGATCA
Proteins encoded:
- the LOC108166991 gene encoding sushi repeat-containing protein SRPX-like, with amino-acid sequence MAIRCRSHTLKQGEPYLMDAGGTVSDGETRIDVTPDSPINSPAAKKSXGDEYQXSLHAILKAVNDRADKPAQCGLDLRHVTVIELVGTYPAQVGRIRHRLLSPGLALQIRILLRIPQRSFQMVLVDKQGTDRQRYPFPITAAELFTTIDTFSLRKDEMLLQQEAGQFCQS